From the genome of Setaria viridis chromosome 1, Setaria_viridis_v4.0, whole genome shotgun sequence:
CCCAACAACTCTAGGCGACGGGTGGGTGCGGCGGCCACCAGCCGGGCCAGCCCAGTCCGAGCTCGACCCCGACCCGTGTCGCTGAGCCGCGTGCCCgttccgccccgccgccgcggggcgcggTGACGCCGAGCcatccatcctcgtcgccgcggccCTGGACATGGACTCGATCTCCTCGAGCACGGCGACCACCTCCCGCATGGAGGGCCGGTTCTTGTGGTCGGCGGCGAGGCACCGCAGCGTGAGCTGCGCCGCCCGCTGCGCCCCCCGCGACGAGTACTGGCCCTCGAGGCGCGGGTCGACAAGCCGCGCCAGCTTCTTGCGGTCCGCCAGGAACGGCTTGGCCCAGTCCACCAGGTTGtgctgcgccgccggccggtccgTATCCAGGGCGCGCATGCCGGTGAGGATCTCCAGCAGCACCACGCCGAAGCCGTACACGTCGCTCTTCACGTAGAGGTGGCCCGTGGCCATGTACTCCGGAGCGGCGTAGCCGTAGGTGCCCATGACGCGGGTCGTCACGTGGCTGCTCCCGCCGGCGGGGCCGTCCTTGGCGAGGCCGAAGTCGGAGAGCTTGGCGTTGAAGTGCTGGGTGACAGGGGAGTTCGGCGTCATGTGGTTTGATCGGAGCGCTGGGAAAAATGCAGCGGGATCGTGTCGTGCGCGCGTACCGTGTCGAGAAGGATGTTGGAAGCCTTGAAGTCCCTGTAGATGACGTGCTTCTCCGACGAGTGCAGGAAGGCCAGCCCGCGGGCGGCGCCGATGGCGATGCGCAGCCGGACGCTCCACGGCAGCGGCTGCACGGCGGCTCCGCCCTCTGGTCGCACGGGAAATTGAAAGCGTTATCATATCTCTGCTGCACCGACATACTCTGACCTCTGAACGAACAATCCAACTAGCTAGCGTGTGCAGACAGTGCGACCGACCGACCGTCCATGTGAAAGAGCACAATCAATGATGATCTCGTTTTGTTCTATCGTGATCGCCATATATAATCTGAACTACTACATTATTCAGATACCAGCGTGATTGATCCAAGTCAACTTACTTCGTGGCTCGCTTCTGAAGAGGTGGTTCTCCAGGCTGCCCTTGGCCATGTACTCGTACACCAGCAggagctccttctcctcccaGCAGTAACCCAGCAGCCGCACCAGGTTGGGATGCGAAAGCCTCCCCAGGAAATTCACCTCGGTCTGCACACGGATCACCAGTCGCATGAgcagaaaataaacaaaaccaAACGTGCCCATCACTAAGCACGCATCATGCCTGCTACCAATCCGACATTTCCTTGCGGATCTCAGTCTCAACCTCAACCACCAATGTCAACACGGATTTCTTGTCGTGTGGAGGTGTCGAGCGGCGTAGCATTTGCCACCAATTTGGGGGgaataaaaaaatgaagaacACGGATAGCAGTTGAGAATTATGCCCAGTTGAAAAGAAATTATGGACATGTGAACGTGGTGTAAGCGTCTGGAAACAAGGACTATAATGACATGACCCCTAACCACTTCTTCGCGGATACGAGAGTTTGATGATGGCTAAAGTCTAATTAAGCACCTAACCACTTCTTCTGCAGTTCGTGTCCGTCATTTTCTGCTCATTTAACCAGAAGATGTATGCAGTGTTGCGAAAAGTTCAGAAAAGTCGGAAGACAATGGCTTGACCATAAAGCGTTTTCACCTGCCATTCCTGCACGCCCTGCAAGCTCTCCGGGTTGAGCTTCTTGACGGCGACGGGCATGCTGCCGGCGCCGTTCCGCGCGGGGCTCATGGTCCGCTCGTCGACCCAGCCCTTGTACACCCGCCCGAACCCGCCCTCGCCGAGCACGGTGTCCGCCTTGAAGTTCCGGGTGACCGCCCTGAGCTCCGCGAACGTGAACACCCGGAGGTTGGGCACCTCCAGGATCCTCCCGTTCAggctcgcctcgccgccgcccccgctcgtCGTTGCGCCTCCGCCTGCCGGGCGCTTGATGCCGGTGCCGGCGCCTCCTCTACTGGTGGATGGCGCGCTGGGCGGCGACCTACCGGGCATCCCTGGGCTCACCGCGGCGTGGGCAGCGTTGGACGCGGCCATGACGCGCTTCGCCATTGCCACTGCAAGGATAAACATGATGAGCACGAACGAAACGCGCGTCGGCCATGAAAGAGGAGACGATGCGTTGATGATACGAACGGTACCTTGCGGGTGCGCGTGGTGGGCATGGGCCATTGCCTTGACGGCCCCCACCTCGGGCACGTCGGAGCCGAAGCAACAATTACCCATAGCCGCCGGAGGGCAAGCAGCAGCACCGCCTCCGAATCTCGGATCTGGCGATCGTTCCTCTCGTCTTCCTGCTGCAGCCGGCCAGCAGGTGGCTTAGTATATATGCGTCGTCTCGGCCGCCGTGTGCTCATCCAGGCTCCGGTCCAGCTAGTGCTTGGCTTCTCTGTTCATACGAATAACAAAACAGAGAAAAATGGCCTGGCCGTAGCCCGTAGCCGTGGAGACCGGAGAGGAGCGACAGGGTGGAGGCAGGAGGCCTTCGCGTTAGGGAAGTGGAAGGATCATGCGCTCATGAGTCATGGAGCGGGTGTTATTCGGCACCCGTGCAACTGGCTGGCTAGAGCACATGGCAAGTATCCCGGTCCATGGACACGACGAGCGTATGTAATCTTCAGAATGGCAGCAAATTACGGGGAAGTAGTCACTCTCTCTCGTCTCTCCAATCTGCCTTTTCTCTTGCGTCATTCACATTAGGATGGCCGCTGCAGCTGGCCAATGGTATGGAACTATTCATGGAACTAAACTCGCGATCGTGTTCTTGGAAAGTTTCATCCCGGAATATAGCATTCGTACCCTACGCATATAGCATGTCCTCTTGTGTTCTTGACCATGGCCAGTACATTCCAATGTAGAAGAAGAATGTTGAATAACAAAGTTATGAAGAATTGGTGATAACTTTCTATGCAAATTTCACACCAGGCGTATGGCAtacaggaaaaaaaagagaacatgTATAGAAAATGACAAGTCCTTGTTTTCCTTGTTTTCATAATTTGTTTTCCTCGAATATGCAGGAGAATTCCGCATCGTATTAAAAGAAGAGAACTCATGAGTCAGAGTACACGACAAGTAGAGTCTATATATGCGCGAAGTACGGATCCAAGCATGGTGTTTCCACGGCTCTTCTTCATCCACATAGATATTGTAGTTGGTTCTCTGCTCAAAAGTTTTCTCGTAGCTCCccctaaaaaaaaagttttctcGTAGCTTTCTATTCATCCTTTCTCTTGCAAGGGTTTCATAATTAGATGTTGAACTCGCTGTAAAAAAGGATACTCTATTCAAAGATGATGATGGTGCACGTACCTTGTCCACGTTTAAACCAAACTCAAGCTGAACCGACTTATTTGATGATCACTGCTAACAGCTTTTGGTCCCCAagtattttgttttatttttttatggaaTGGTCAGTTAGACTTCTTCATGTATTGACACCGGTTTAGTCCTTTAGGTGTAGCTGGCTTGGCTCTGAACCTAAATTTATTCATGAATGGTAGCCTTTTTCTGTTTGcaaaaataaatccatgtgttttcttaaaaagaaataaagttaCAATTTCGTATCGTAGACTAATACCATCAAATTATTATTCCAACAAGATGTATTTCGGTTATTTCCTTCAGTTACTGTTGATTGTTTCATCAGGTGTTCAAGTCACCTCTCTGTAGATAAACCTTCTTTCTCTCTTGACTAATAGTGCTTTTCCTGTTCCATAAGGTCAGGTTGCAATTAGAATTTAGACATGCGTTGGTGCAAACTAGAGCTGAAAAATGTCTTGGAACGAGCTATGTCCAAATAGGTTCTAAGGTTCTAGCACCCTGCCCTGTTTCAAATCAAGAAGTTCCTCGACTACCATGTGATTGAACTGTTCCACACAACTTTGTATATATTGTATATTTGCATGTTTCAAGAGGCATTTATATATACTGTAGAAGTATTTTATATGCTCCATACGTCCTAGGAAGAGATCAATTCTATCTATGCACATGGACATTTAGACATCCTTTGATAGCGCTCCGCCCGGCTCCAGCTCTGACTCCCTCGGTACTGTAGTGCTACTGTTCATTAGATTAGAgctccttttctctctcccctctctccccctcaCAAGATGAAGAGGAGCTGGTGGAGTTATAAATTGTGACTCCTCCGACTCCTGCGTGCTACAGTATTAAAACACAGTACCGAAGCCGGAGCACTTGGGAGCCCGGCCAAATGAGCCCTAAAATACTAACTGAAACATGAAAGTACCATGCATTCTGTTTTCGGAGGGAGTAATTTCGACATCGGTAAGCAACACCAACTGGCGGCCCATTACAGGCCTAATTTTATTTAGGGGAGCCGCGAACCCATCACACGGCCCGCTTCTTCGACGTTCCGGTCAAGACTCACACGATCCACCAAACCAACCACGCGTCGCAGATGCCGCACCCACCCGGTCGCTGTCCCTGCTTTTCCCGTTCACGCACACCCACGCGGCCACGCACCGCATCAAC
Proteins encoded in this window:
- the LOC117841796 gene encoding probable serine/threonine-protein kinase PIX13, which produces MGNCCFGSDVPEVGAVKAMAHAHHAHPQVAMAKRVMAASNAAHAAVSPGMPGRSPPSAPSTSRGGAGTGIKRPAGGGATTSGGGGEASLNGRILEVPNLRVFTFAELRAVTRNFKADTVLGEGGFGRVYKGWVDERTMSPARNGAGSMPVAVKKLNPESLQGVQEWQTEVNFLGRLSHPNLVRLLGYCWEEKELLLVYEYMAKGSLENHLFRSEPRKGGAAVQPLPWSVRLRIAIGAARGLAFLHSSEKHVIYRDFKASNILLDTHFNAKLSDFGLAKDGPAGGSSHVTTRVMGTYGYAAPEYMATGHLYVKSDVYGFGVVLLEILTGMRALDTDRPAAQHNLVDWAKPFLADRKKLARLVDPRLEGQYSSRGAQRAAQLTLRCLAADHKNRPSMREVVAVLEEIESMSRAAATRMDGSASPRPAAAGRNGHAAQRHGSGSSSDWAGPAGGRRTHPSPRVVG